A region of the Manduca sexta isolate Smith_Timp_Sample1 chromosome 5, JHU_Msex_v1.0, whole genome shotgun sequence genome:
gttttaacaacacattatctttgttttattttttttatttattgttcagtcttagataacataatataagtaaaatttctatacatgagtgaatgtttgttaattaatcagtttcaccttaataactaaatgaatgtgtatgaaatatggtactcagacagtgagctgtggattgaatagagtactttttattccaaaaagattaatgccggttgagcggctaatagaagttactaggtaatagagctataaatttttaaaaataacgtttaataggcaatatacacttattttaattattggtggtaagtctgttatatgtgaatgtctgtcttgatagttataaggtgtctacggcaatgtctatttctatagccaagttaaactgtgtccatgcactgatgtgtaccagtttagaggaaatgtaactagcgtaattactttataagacctaaaatctttatctcattctgaaaacctactgtggaacgtcacatagtgctttgcaattcaaagttccggatggcattgtaactgtttatgggcggtcgtatcgcttatcatcagataaacggcatcctcgtcacattatttaactaaataaaaaaaaaattgagttaatgccttaacgattttgcaaccaattttatgatggaaggtccgtagaattcctcttaatatacattgttagcgccaatttagcacaaactacataagcacaacagcatttactcttattcatataacagcattcgtgtaaaatcttcagtagcattaaatatatcaattcaattcaatttttaaaatgtggctttagtaaacaaatcaagtaaataagtctatgacattgacatttgacaatcattttgaagtaatattttttcgtttgaaaacaatcacagtctacagaaatttctttaaattatttttatattgctttcatgtttcttacatttaagtatatacaaaatgggattaaataaagtttggcagtgatttattcgagttacatcatttaatatcacgaatacaaacaaaaaccttttcaaaaaccgatacttgccgattcgaggggatgaaagatttctgaacgcattaacacatcgtaatataaaaaatattaagcatagacaacctatcgtagcNNNNNNNNNNNNNNNNNNNNNNNNNNNNNNNNNNNNNNNNNNNNNNNNNNNNNNNNNNNNNNNNNNNNNNNNNNNNNNNNNNNNNNNNNNNNNNNNNNNNNNNNNNNNNNNNNNNNNNNNNNNNNNNNNNNNNNNNNNNNNNNNNNNNNNNNNNNNNNNNNNNNNNNNNNNNNNNNNNNNNNNNNNNNNNNNNNNNNNNNNNNNNNNNNNNNNNNNNNNNNNNNNNNNNNNNNNNNNNNNNNNNNNNNNNNNNNNNNNNNNNNNNNNNNNNNNNNNNNNNNNNNNNNNNNNNNNNNNNNNNNNNNNNNNNNNNNNNNNNNNNNNNNNNNNNNNNNNNNNNNNNNNNNNNNNNNNNNNNNNNNNNNNNNNNNNNNNNNNNNNNNNNNNNNNNNNNNNNNNNNNNNNNNNNNNNNNNNNNNNNNNNNNNNNNNNNNNNNNNNNNNNNNNNNNNNNNNNNNNNNNNNNNNNNNNNNNNNNNNNNNNNNNNNNNNNNNNNNNNNAATGTTGCTGTGGCGACgtattctcttagagtagtagtggcttcagggcgcgtaaaatttaaattactttttattaatatttattgtgttcgaaacttacactttttattttacatccacgGCTCAAGTagcttattgtaaagtgttatttccaaacAGATAAGTATGtcgttttatttagtaacgaagtatcaaaatgaccctgtatcgACATACTTAAGATCAAATTCATATATAATGACTGATAAGATAGATCAAACAAGTAATTAACACCAGAGTACCCACATAGTGGTAGTCTCTATGATTTTTTTGAGGTTTATACtttgtctattataattttggttatattttattagttatatgcAAGCTTGAACCACaaatactgtaaaaatatttttaaagtacctcagtaaaaaaagaaatttaccaAAGATTTTAGAAGCCACATAAAAATGTCTGCGTCGGTGAAATATTGTGACCGTAAGTACAATAGTTTTGCAGATAATCCAAAGAAAACCAATTAAAGATATCTCAGAGCGCGGTTCGAGACCGCTCTGCATAAATCACGTGACATGGAGAATTTGACAGATTTGAAGTTTCAAGATTAAATGCAAGTAATCCTTTCGGGTTTTGATTTAAAGGTGCTGTCACAGAgcagtaatataatattctctaatatattttgcagcattttttacaatttgttgCTGTCATGTGATAAAATGCTAAGGATGTCTATAAGGCACTTGTCTTTCCGCAAGCGATGATCGAACAGCGAATAGAGCAAGAACTATCAAGAAGTTAGCGAGCATAGAGTTCCGATAGTTTTGGCGTTGGGCTAGTGCAAAGGTTTCTAAACTTTTTTTCTTatagacccctttcaaaattttgctgtttCTGGTGgaccttttttttgtttcgcagGGAAAGTGCATTATAACTACCGCCCAGTCATCGCGGAGGGCGACTGTctagttatgttggggtcaccgagCCTCCTACGAactctatcaatattatctacctACAGTGATAGGAAAAgttaagccaacattttagtaatttactatcaagacataatataaattttcgtggaTCCCGCTTACGAATTATAGGCCCCCATTTTTTGGCCCTTGGACCACTTTCGGAATCAATCGGCTAGTGAGTGTACGATTTACACGTGTTCtacatgtattttgtatttcttgagcgataaaaaattcaatagttCATCGCTTCGTCGTAGTCGGTGTGACAAGTACCTAAATATTCATTTAGGTAGTTGTCAAattatgacatttaaaaatcctttgataatatattcaaattattagtacttatttaCATTGTTGGAACCTGGGTGTAAAATTATTGCCTCTACCTAGACCTCTGCTTAAACTTATGTTTTGTCATTgttcattattaatatgaacTATTATCACCATTACATATTTTCAGATTATACTATCCATGTACAAAATATCAAAGAAAAACATATTCTAGTTCTTAAAATAGCCCtgctatattaatatttaaatttatcaaatcaTTTGTACCTAATTTTTGGCTagattaagataaaaatatatcgtcgaactttaaaataaaagtaaaattatttaaaacacaaataaaattcataaatgtattaaatagtaggtataaataccatcaaaattctcaaaattacattattgtgTCAATTCATCtgtgtataaaattatcataaaatacagGAAACTCGTAACAATCATCAACACAAAGCTATATAATATTGATGCATTTAAACAGTAATTTTCTCATGCTTCGTCTTCAAGTTGTTAATATTTGTATCAATCCATTCCCTCAAGGTTGCTACATTAGAATATACTCCAGGAAAGCCAGGTTCAGCACAACCTATGCCCCAGGATACGATGCCCGACAACTTGTTATTGTAGACCAGAGGACCGCCACTATCACCCTgttggaaaattattattattaactagttgacctgacagacgtgtcgtcttaactatgaatttgcagcgcacattccgtcaatcgctgacagttatttcaaacaattgacagttatataaaataaatattttcgttaagttttcttaaattttctaattttccgcgcaattttttgaattttttcattcataagaaccttcttctgacaataacaaacagacTAAGAaacaatagtgaaatcggtccagccgttcacgcgtgacggcgtgaccaagggaaatagggattcatttttatatatgtagattaATCTAGAAGAATCCGTAGAAGAACGACAGTCACTGAAATAGCCTATCGTGttagcaagctgaagtggcagtgggtgGGGCACATGGCTCGCAGAACTGATTGCCGAAGGGACAAGAAGGTTCTGGAAAGTAGGCCGCGAACTGGCAAGCGTAGCGTCGGACgtcccacgaggtggacagatgacctcataaaagtcgcaggagatcgctggatgcgggccgcttacaataggtcgatctggacaTCTTTGGTGGAGGctcatgtttagcagtggacatcctgcggctgatgatgatgatgatagttaTGAATCCAGAGGACATACAATTTACGTTTTATGTTGTATCAAAAAATCATATTGTTGGAgctatttaattgttttaatactaaaatgttCCATGGATATGTGTGTGCTAAAAAGCATGCGAATCTTTTCTGCGACTTCTGCGTTAATTTCTAACAAGAATCttcaactttaaaattaatacaaaataatagtaaactgaacccactgcacctgatggtaaatggagtgaggtctaaaagaatgtcgactaaccAGAGATGATTacgtcggcagtcgacacaattatgccggcctgatggaatcgaatatacacaggcagatccctgaacgcgacacacttacgtgggctactatagcaggttttaacaccttgtgtacagcggtcattatccaggcggatatatcctaccatcaacaAGAGGTAGTACTTCCGTCGCATATGAGATCTCTCACATGCAACATGGGTACTACCGCAgcgtctatttctaccaccaaatAAAATTGAAGGTACCCAGTGTATTTATTGGGTATTTTGAAAGTTAACATCTAATGCCTTAGGATGACAAGCGCTTGCTCGATGATGCTACACCCTATcatcgacattgggccgtaagacctgTGAAATTAACATTACTTTTCCACTCACGCGCAAATATAAGTGCTGGTTAAAGCTTTCTACTACCCAATGTGTTGCGATTCAAAGTTCATGTGGTATTAACAGCAGTTAATGGGAATTCATCTTGTTTACTATAAGGCGAGCGGTTTCTGCTAGAATGAGtatcaaaataattgtatgaaGCCCCATATGTTATAAGTCATGTGAAACTAAGTAATTGAATATGAATGTATATAcccaattacatttttttaaataaaaacttcagCCTGTGAAAAATCACTACGCGTGTTCCATTAGTTTCatcaattatttgtataaacaaGAAAGTACCTGGCAAGCATCTTTCCCTCCTTCTAAATATCCTGCACATACCATAGTCCGAGTTATGGGGTAACCATGGCTATTGTACACTTCTGCGCAATCTTCTTGGGATATTTTGGGGACTAACACTCTTCTTAATGTTGGAGATGATTCAGTTGCATTCTCCTGTTAAAGAAGAATGTTGTTAGAAAATTTAGGAGCCGTAAgttaataatcatttttgtaaaatttatttactatttacacataatatataaaacctcGGTGGTATAGTTGTACTGCTTGCACGGTACGACAAcgccctgaggtcctgggttttatatctcgagtcgggcaaagtcatatttggaattttctgctcagtttcagCTCAGAGTCTAGTAGtctttgtgcccgatgtggcaaCAGGCTCGTCCTATGTTTTGCTATGAAAGGAAGTgggcaattaatatttccaactccttcctctctttctatttgattaatttcgtttcgTGATACAGACAAAAAGGAGTTCCGTTCGCTGGGTGTCATAAAAAGCGTGCTACTGATCCTCGCTTACATGAGTTCTAGTAGTGGATGTGatggcgggaaagtctctaatattacacacggtggaaagtgggagcaccagtttcgcctctgcctacccttctgGGAATAAAATACGTGAGTGTGTACATTTGTATTGATTCCCTAAACCGAATTTCGTCTACGACGGCCAATTTAAACGCAGGTcggccaagtacgcaggagatattaaagcgcacaagtatgtgcgcaatacacaggtgcactccctgttccttcactctcatagtccggcaATCcaacattaccggagagagatcaggcgcaggaccaacgactttacgtgctttccaaggcacgggggtatcaacGCCAACTTCgcgactccgagctgcaactgagttatatttttatgatggaaaaactcagtcgcaattattttggcccgacccaggacctcagcgcggtagtcgctCTTCTACCGTGTaccattacaactacgccaccgaggcagtcaatttgtATTACTTGGTATTCTTCTTACGTACCGACATCTTGCCCCAACCTGTGACAATGCATTCCCCCCCATTTGGAATCTCTTCATCCACCTCCGCCATTCCTATTGCACTGATGACATAACTGAAGGTCAGAGGCTCTGCTAGCCGCATTATAGCTACATCATTGTCCCATTTACCACCTTCGTAATCCTTGTGAAGAACAAGGTCCATGACTTGGTGAATTACCCCGCCTTCTTTGCAGTATTTTGAGCCAGCTCGAATGTTATAGTCTTCCGGATTTttactgtaaaaataataatgttactaAAAGTTTATGAATGGAGGGTTaaagtaaatgcaaaaactTGTTAGTTGGACCATATCTTGAATATACTAAGTACTTTTTATATCGGAGAAAtacaggggcatgattctctacgacaatgtcgaacttgtaacacggcgtgtttcgttaccttcgtgttatgactgtgtaagagtattctggatgctaatttgacatttcatgaacacgatgaggtgtgacacatccgccttacgggcatgttacgaattgtcaaaataacgtgcggcaatccagcgcgtctatgcgcgtttagacaaattaattatttagatacaacgactgtataatttctattgacgatagtatcctctttacatcgtgaaaactcaaatataatattctaccttatcagaaacaaaaacaaacataaatcctaaatgatcgaattaatattcaaacctatgtttttgtatcttgatagtcaaatttgtgttatgggctcagcggtgaaaaataagctactttactactggcaacccgacttttgacaacaattgaggtcaatcaagtttatttttattacttcgatgtaatatttctattagtaaatagataggccaaacaaatataaaacactaatgaaggtatctttttaaacaatgttttcttaattatgtacattacaattaatactatgtagtttctttgtggtgaaagttttgtacctataaagtttgataacaataaagattattgaagaattttttactagttatacattattgttgttataagtaattggtagacgtcttaatcaagagcttagccagctttaaattaaatatcaaaatcttcagtgtgaatatcgatccagggaaacaaagcaaaaatttcatgtaggtaatcccaatcattttaaacaattacatacaaaagtatgtaatcatgttgaatctaaaattgtttgtacaaacacttccttttttattttaggagaccaaaggcatcttacattgaatactaatgttaacaaaactgataatatcaaatgtaataataaaattatttacttttacaggatagtgaatgtaatgcaagatattccaaataaataatagtaaaatatactcagttttaacaacacattatctttgttttattttttatttattgttcagtcttagataacataatataagtaaaatttctatacatgagtgaatgtttgttaattaatcagtttcaccttaataactaaatgaatgtgtatgaaatatggtactcagacagtgagctgtggattgaatagagtactttttattccaaaaagattaatgccggttgagcggctaatagaagttactaggtaatagagctataaatttttaaaaataacgtttaataggcaatatacacttattttaattattggtggtaagtctgttatatgtgaatgtctgtcttgatagttataaggtgtctacggcaatgtctatttctatagccaagttaaactgtgtccatgcactgatgtgtaccagtttagaggaaattgtaactagcgtaattactttataagacctaaaatctttatctcattctgaaaacctactgtggaacgtcacatagtgctttgcaattcaaagttccggatggcattgtaactgtttatgggcggtcgtatcgcttatcatcagataaacggcatcctcgtcacattatttaactaaataaaaaaaattgagttaatgccttaacgattttgcaacaaattttatgatggaaggtccgtagaattcctcttaatatacattgttagcgccaatttagcacaaactacataagcacaacagcatttactcttattcatataacagcattcgtgtaaaatcttcagtagcattaaatatatcaattcaattcaatttttaaaatgtggctttagtaaacaaatcaagtaaataagtctatgacattgacatttgacaatcattttgaagtaatattttttcgtttgaaaacaatcacagtctacagaaatttctttaaattatttttatattgctttcatgtttcttacatttaagtatatacaaaaatgggattaaataaagtttggcagtgatttattcgagttacatcatttaatatcacgaatacaaacaaaaaaaaaccttttcaaaaaaaccgatacttgccgattcgaggggatgaaagatttctgaacgcattaacacatcgtaatataaaaaatattaagcatagacaacctatcgtacggcatacataatacctatttttcaattacacatcgtggcgcgtgtatgaaacgcgtttgtgtttagagcttgttttgacaacacgcgtttacggtgtgttatcgcgagtagcatagggaatcaacctactgtAGGGACATTAATTCCGAAAAACTTCTTTCAGACTACCAGCAAAACCTAGCTAGTTAGGTATTCTATTGCAtgccatactgagacatgtcataagtcttattatgtccagtagtcacaatgttcttcaaaccaacACCACagagactacacactgctgcttagcggcagaagtAGAAATTACGGTGGTGtctacccagacggactttCATATGAGAGTTTGCAGTTGCAGTTTGCAATAGTGCAAACATTTATACTGAAGCATGTTCAATTGAGCCGAAAAAAAGTCAAAATGTACGCTACAAGAAGTAGATTATTGAGTGTTTGCGGAATCGGTGATCTAGAACATGCTACAGTACGCTGCGGGATAGTAAACAACTTGTGCGTCCTAAAATACTTACGAAAACGCAAAACAATGAGCTGCCGTGATTATAAGATCATTGTCAACTATAGTGCCTCCACATATGTGCGAACCCGTATAGATCATAGATATTTGATACTTTTATAACTATTTCGGGGCTTCTTT
Encoded here:
- the LOC115454284 gene encoding vitellin-degrading protease, with amino-acid sequence MDLVLHKDYEGGKWDNDVAIMRLAEPLTFSYVISAIGMAEVDEEIPNGGECIVTGWGKMSENATESSPTLRRVLVPKISQEDCAEVYNSHGYPITRTMVCAGYLEGGKDACQGDSGGPLVYNNKLSGIVSWGIGCAEPGFPGVYSNVATLREWIDTNINNLKTKHEKITV